From Streptomyces yatensis, one genomic window encodes:
- a CDS encoding DUF4442 domain-containing protein, with product MSETQPSVGEMLAATVPMVRTLNLEFIEASPERAVLRLPDQSDFHNHVGGPHAGAMFTLAESASGAIVLAAFSDQLGRAVPLAVRAEIGYKKLAKGPVTATATLGRTAAEVVAELDAGKRPEFPVNVAITREDGAVTGEMSIVWTLRPQS from the coding sequence ATGTCAGAAACTCAGCCTTCCGTCGGTGAGATGCTCGCCGCCACGGTTCCCATGGTGCGCACCCTGAACCTGGAGTTCATCGAGGCGTCGCCCGAGCGCGCGGTGCTGCGCCTGCCCGACCAGTCCGACTTCCACAACCACGTCGGCGGCCCCCACGCGGGCGCGATGTTCACCCTGGCCGAGTCCGCGAGCGGCGCGATCGTGCTGGCGGCGTTCAGCGATCAGCTCGGCCGCGCCGTACCGCTGGCCGTGCGTGCCGAGATCGGCTACAAGAAGCTCGCCAAGGGTCCGGTCACCGCGACCGCCACCCTCGGCCGGACCGCCGCCGAGGTGGTCGCCGAGCTGGACGCGGGGAAGCGCCCCGAATTCCCGGTGAACGTCGCGATCACCCGGGAGGACGGCGCCGTCACCGGCGAGATGTCCATCGTGTGGACCCTACGTCCCCAGTCCTGA
- a CDS encoding MFS transporter has protein sequence MTTPPAPGLRSRRPAWAGRNYTLLTAAAVVTGLGNAGALIAAAFAVLEAGGDGGDVGLVAAARTVPLVVFLLIGGALADRLPRHRVMVAANSLNCASQAVFAVLVLSGEARLWQMAVLSALGGTGQAFFSPAAEGMLLSSVTGEQAARAFALFRMGMNGAQIGGAALGGALIAVVGPGWMLAVDAAAFAIAGSLRALLDVSAVAGRKPGGGMLRDLREGWHEVIGRPWLWSIIVQFAVVNAVVGAAESVFGPLVAEDHLGGARPWGFALAAFGAGTVLGGLLMMRWRPRRLLLAGSLSILPLALPAAALAVPVAIPALVVVMFLVGVSVEVFGVSWMTALHQEIPEDKLSRVSAYDWFGSVAMVPVATALAGPAEEAFGRSASLWGCSALILALTLAVLTVPDVRRLHRRESTPVIEGGPAATDAAPEPVSPR, from the coding sequence GTGACGACTCCTCCGGCCCCGGGCCTCCGATCGCGCCGCCCCGCGTGGGCCGGCCGCAACTACACCCTGCTGACCGCCGCCGCCGTGGTGACGGGCCTCGGGAACGCCGGAGCCCTCATCGCGGCGGCGTTCGCGGTGCTGGAGGCCGGTGGGGACGGCGGCGACGTCGGGCTGGTGGCGGCGGCCCGCACGGTTCCGCTGGTGGTCTTCCTGCTGATCGGCGGCGCGCTGGCGGACCGGCTGCCCCGCCACCGGGTGATGGTCGCCGCCAACAGCCTCAACTGCGCCTCGCAGGCGGTCTTCGCCGTGCTCGTCCTGTCCGGCGAGGCGCGGCTGTGGCAGATGGCCGTGCTCTCCGCGCTCGGCGGCACCGGGCAGGCGTTCTTCTCCCCCGCCGCCGAGGGCATGCTGCTCTCCAGCGTCACCGGCGAACAGGCGGCCCGCGCCTTCGCGCTGTTCCGGATGGGCATGAACGGTGCGCAGATCGGCGGGGCCGCGCTCGGCGGCGCGCTGATCGCGGTGGTCGGCCCCGGCTGGATGCTGGCCGTGGACGCCGCCGCGTTCGCGATCGCCGGTTCCCTGCGCGCCCTGCTCGACGTCAGCGCGGTGGCCGGGCGGAAACCCGGGGGCGGCATGCTGCGGGATCTGCGCGAGGGCTGGCACGAAGTCATCGGCCGTCCCTGGCTGTGGTCCATCATCGTGCAGTTCGCCGTCGTCAACGCCGTGGTGGGAGCGGCCGAGTCGGTGTTCGGCCCGCTGGTCGCCGAGGACCATCTGGGCGGCGCGCGGCCCTGGGGGTTCGCGCTCGCGGCGTTCGGCGCGGGCACCGTCCTGGGCGGTCTGCTGATGATGCGCTGGCGGCCGCGCCGACTGCTGCTCGCGGGCTCCTTGAGCATCCTGCCGCTCGCCCTGCCGGCGGCCGCGCTGGCCGTCCCGGTGGCGATTCCGGCCCTGGTCGTGGTGATGTTCCTGGTCGGGGTGTCGGTGGAGGTGTTCGGGGTGTCCTGGATGACCGCGCTGCACCAGGAGATTCCCGAGGACAAGCTGTCGCGGGTCTCGGCGTACGACTGGTTCGGCTCCGTCGCCATGGTGCCGGTCGCCACGGCGCTCGCGGGCCCGGCCGAGGAGGCGTTCGGCAGGTCGGCCTCGCTGTGGGGCTGTTCGGCGCTGATCCTGGCGCTGACGCTGGCGGTGCTGACGGTCCCGGACGTACGGCGGCTGCACCGACGCGAGAGCACGCCCGTCATCGAGGGCGGCCCCGCCGCCACGGACGCCGCCCCGGAGCCGGTCAGCCCACGCTGA
- a CDS encoding gamma carbonic anhydrase family protein — MGVTVRDALIFGIGGKEPQIAPEAFVAPTSVVIGEVVLAAGASIWYQAVLRGDGGPIVVGADSNIQDNCTVHVDPGFPVSIGERVSVGHNAVVHGCTVEDDVLIGMGATVLNGARVGAGSLVAAQALVPQGMEIPPGSLVAGVPAKVKRALTDEEREGIKLNAQVYADRAEQYREALRGGE, encoded by the coding sequence GTGGGAGTAACGGTGCGGGACGCCTTGATCTTCGGTATCGGCGGCAAGGAGCCACAGATCGCCCCCGAGGCGTTCGTGGCTCCCACGTCGGTGGTGATCGGCGAGGTCGTGCTGGCCGCGGGAGCGAGCATCTGGTACCAGGCGGTGCTACGGGGCGACGGCGGCCCCATCGTCGTCGGCGCGGACAGCAATATCCAGGACAATTGCACGGTGCACGTCGACCCCGGATTCCCGGTCTCGATCGGTGAGCGGGTCTCCGTCGGGCACAACGCGGTCGTGCACGGCTGCACGGTCGAGGACGATGTGCTCATCGGCATGGGGGCCACGGTCCTCAACGGCGCCCGGGTCGGTGCCGGATCGCTGGTCGCCGCCCAGGCCCTGGTGCCGCAGGGCATGGAGATACCGCCCGGCTCACTGGTGGCCGGGGTGCCGGCGAAGGTGAAGCGCGCCCTCACCGACGAGGAACGGGAAGGCATCAAGCTCAACGCCCAGGTGTACGCGGACCGGGCCGAGCAGTACCGGGAAGCGCTCAGAGGCGGCGAGTAA
- a CDS encoding spermidine synthase: MNEPIPVSRAVDGGTAKLMPDLDRPHAWLLTVDGAPQSYVDLDDPVHLEFEYARRIAHVLDAAADPGDPLDVLHLGGGALMLPRYLAATRPGSHQVVIEADRGLLELVAEHLPAPSGAGITVRPQDARTALESAPEGSADVIVADVFGGSRVPAHLTSVEYARAAARALRPGGWYVANLADGAPFAFLRSQLATYRTAFAHLALIAEPSVLRGRRFGNAVLVASQSEPPVAVLARRAAADAFPARVEYGAALERFMGGAAPVRDEDATPSPEPPDGAFSVG; the protein is encoded by the coding sequence GTGAACGAGCCGATACCCGTAAGCCGCGCCGTGGACGGCGGTACCGCCAAGCTGATGCCGGACCTGGACCGCCCGCACGCCTGGCTGCTCACGGTGGACGGCGCCCCGCAGTCGTACGTCGACCTGGACGATCCGGTCCATCTCGAATTCGAGTACGCGCGGCGGATCGCCCATGTCCTGGACGCGGCGGCCGATCCCGGCGACCCGCTCGACGTTCTGCACCTGGGCGGCGGGGCGCTGATGCTGCCCCGCTATCTGGCCGCCACCCGCCCCGGCTCGCACCAGGTGGTGATCGAGGCCGATCGGGGGCTGCTGGAGCTGGTCGCCGAGCATCTTCCGGCGCCGTCCGGGGCGGGTATCACGGTGCGGCCGCAGGACGCCCGGACGGCGCTGGAGTCCGCGCCCGAGGGGTCCGCCGATGTCATCGTGGCGGATGTCTTCGGCGGTTCGCGGGTGCCCGCACATCTGACCTCCGTCGAATACGCCCGCGCCGCGGCCAGGGCGCTGCGGCCGGGCGGGTGGTACGTGGCGAATCTGGCCGACGGGGCGCCGTTCGCCTTCCTCCGCTCCCAACTGGCCACCTACCGCACGGCGTTCGCGCATCTCGCCCTGATCGCCGAGCCGTCCGTGCTGCGCGGCCGCCGGTTCGGCAACGCCGTACTGGTCGCCTCCCAGTCCGAACCGCCGGTGGCCGTGCTGGCCCGCCGTGCGGCGGCGGACGCCTTCCCGGCCAGGGTCGAGTACGGGGCGGCGCTGGAGCGTTTCATGGGCGGCGCGGCGCCGGTACGGGACGAGGACGCCACACCGTCGCCCGAGCCGCCGGACGGGGCGTTCAGCGTGGGCTGA
- a CDS encoding glutaredoxin domain-containing protein, producing MAEHEDRDGVVVYWRPLCPFCMHLRTRLRLARLRHTEVNIWRDPEAAAFVRLVADGNETVPTVTVAGRPMVNPSMGELMEAVRTHAPHVLSKD from the coding sequence ATGGCGGAGCATGAGGACCGAGACGGAGTGGTGGTGTACTGGCGGCCGCTGTGCCCGTTCTGTATGCACCTGCGCACGCGGCTGCGCCTCGCCCGGCTGCGGCACACCGAGGTGAACATCTGGCGGGATCCGGAGGCGGCCGCGTTCGTCCGCTTGGTCGCGGACGGGAACGAGACGGTGCCGACCGTGACGGTGGCCGGCCGGCCCATGGTGAACCCGTCGATGGGTGAGCTGATGGAGGCGGTCAGGACCCACGCCCCGCACGTCCTGTCCAAGGACTGA
- a CDS encoding MFS transporter: MTAIGHDGGQGGRGDGPGGTITTKVPARLDRLPWSRWHWMIVIGLGTVWILDGLEVTVVGNIASRLSEPGSGLPITDAQVTGVAAALYVAGACTGALVFGWLTDRYGRKKLFLITLGVYLAATALTAIAFSAWWFFLFRFLTGFGIGGEYAAINSAIDELIPSRYRGRVDLVINGSFWLGAMGGSLLSVLMLNTHFFALNVGWRLTFALGVVLGLVILLVRRNVPESPRWMFIHGRPEGAEELVAEAERRIEEETGRRLPEPDKAITIKTRKSTGFIEIARTLFRAYPRRAVLGLALFIGQAFLYNAITFGFGSILVQFFDVPSGDTGYYFAVIAFGNFLGPALLSRLFDTVGRRPMISGTYILSGVLLFITAWMFGNGWLSATTMTACWCVVLFFASAGASSAYLTVSEVFPMETRALAIAFFYAIGTAAGGITGPLIFADLTQSGVVADTALAFSIGASLMVAAGLVAAFLAIPAEQRSLEDIAEPLSARAAAHGPGDG, from the coding sequence ATGACCGCGATCGGGCACGACGGAGGACAGGGAGGCCGAGGGGACGGGCCCGGCGGGACGATCACCACCAAGGTCCCGGCACGGCTGGACCGGCTGCCCTGGTCGCGCTGGCACTGGATGATCGTGATCGGCCTCGGCACCGTATGGATCCTGGACGGTCTCGAAGTGACCGTCGTCGGCAATATCGCCAGCCGCCTCTCCGAGCCCGGCAGCGGGCTGCCCATCACCGACGCGCAGGTCACCGGCGTCGCGGCGGCCCTCTATGTGGCCGGGGCCTGCACCGGGGCGCTGGTCTTCGGCTGGCTCACCGACCGCTACGGCCGCAAGAAGCTCTTCCTCATCACACTCGGGGTCTATCTGGCCGCCACCGCGCTCACCGCCATCGCCTTCTCCGCCTGGTGGTTCTTCCTCTTCCGCTTCCTCACCGGCTTCGGCATCGGCGGGGAGTACGCGGCCATCAACTCCGCGATCGACGAGCTGATCCCCAGCAGGTACCGGGGCCGCGTCGATCTGGTCATCAACGGGAGCTTCTGGCTCGGCGCGATGGGCGGCTCGCTGCTCTCCGTGCTGATGCTCAACACGCATTTCTTCGCGCTCAACGTCGGCTGGCGGCTCACCTTCGCCCTCGGCGTCGTTCTCGGCCTGGTCATCCTGCTGGTGCGCCGGAACGTCCCGGAGAGCCCGCGCTGGATGTTCATCCACGGCCGGCCGGAGGGCGCGGAGGAACTGGTCGCGGAGGCCGAACGGCGGATCGAGGAAGAGACCGGGCGGCGCCTGCCCGAGCCGGACAAGGCCATCACCATCAAGACGCGGAAGAGCACCGGCTTCATCGAGATCGCCCGGACGCTCTTCCGGGCGTATCCCCGGCGCGCGGTCCTGGGGCTGGCCCTCTTCATCGGGCAGGCGTTCCTCTACAACGCCATCACCTTCGGCTTCGGCTCGATCCTGGTGCAGTTCTTCGATGTGCCCAGCGGCGACACCGGCTACTACTTCGCGGTCATCGCCTTCGGCAACTTCCTCGGGCCGGCCCTGCTGAGCAGGCTCTTCGACACGGTCGGCCGTCGCCCGATGATCTCGGGGACCTACATCCTCTCCGGTGTGCTGCTGTTCATCACCGCCTGGATGTTCGGCAACGGCTGGCTCAGCGCGACCACGATGACCGCCTGCTGGTGCGTGGTCCTCTTCTTCGCCTCGGCCGGTGCGAGCTCCGCGTACCTGACGGTCAGCGAGGTCTTCCCGATGGAGACGCGCGCCCTGGCCATCGCCTTCTTCTACGCCATCGGCACGGCGGCCGGAGGCATCACCGGTCCGCTGATCTTCGCGGATCTGACGCAGAGCGGAGTCGTCGCCGACACCGCGCTGGCCTTCTCCATCGGGGCGTCGCTCATGGTCGCCGCCGGGCTCGTCGCCGCCTTCCTCGCCATCCCGGCGGAACAGCGCTCGCTCGAGGACATCGCCGAGCCGCTGTCCGCCCGCGCCGCCGCCCATGGACCGGGTGACGGCTGA
- a CDS encoding VOC family protein: MKPIGHARPGFPCWVSLAAPSIQAAQEFYTAVLGWTWRPTGMGEEFRTALFGGAPVAGVGALANSLRSAAAWTPFFAVEDADATAARIHERGGTVGVGPLPFGPGRRAALAADRDGAVFGFWAGEALPGWPSGPDGAPAWLELRTRDAFAVALFYGEVFGWASPEGSCSVEYENDEVIVREAGRKLAVVHGGAVEQAPDPEVRPRWYVHFRVPDVTAAVTAARAAGGTVALAPTASPAGRQAILRDPDGGLFTVTAA, translated from the coding sequence ATGAAGCCGATCGGCCACGCACGGCCGGGATTCCCCTGCTGGGTGAGTCTCGCCGCCCCCAGCATCCAGGCGGCGCAGGAGTTCTACACCGCGGTGCTCGGGTGGACCTGGCGCCCCACCGGGATGGGTGAGGAGTTCCGTACGGCGCTGTTCGGCGGCGCGCCGGTGGCCGGGGTCGGAGCACTCGCGAACAGCCTTCGGAGCGCGGCCGCCTGGACACCGTTCTTCGCCGTGGAGGACGCGGACGCCACCGCGGCACGGATCCATGAGCGGGGCGGCACCGTCGGCGTCGGCCCGCTCCCCTTCGGCCCGGGCCGCCGCGCCGCGCTGGCCGCCGACCGCGACGGCGCCGTCTTCGGCTTCTGGGCGGGGGAGGCGCTGCCCGGCTGGCCGTCGGGTCCGGACGGCGCCCCGGCCTGGCTGGAGCTGCGCACGCGCGACGCGTTCGCGGTCGCCCTCTTCTACGGCGAGGTCTTCGGCTGGGCGTCCCCGGAGGGCAGCTGCTCGGTGGAGTACGAGAACGACGAGGTGATCGTGCGCGAGGCGGGGCGCAAGCTGGCGGTGGTCCACGGCGGCGCCGTCGAGCAGGCCCCCGACCCGGAGGTCCGGCCGCGCTGGTACGTCCACTTCCGCGTCCCGGATGTGACGGCCGCGGTGACGGCGGCCCGTGCCGCCGGAGGCACGGTCGCCCTCGCGCCGACCGCCTCCCCCGCCGGCCGTCAGGCGATCCTGCGCGACCCGGACGGCGGGCTGTTCACCGTCACCGCCGCCTGA
- a CDS encoding cytochrome c oxidase assembly protein: MGGGAAHPGHGHGGGGGPLDVWLPGLALLVCAAAYALAVRRARRRNPAQGWPAARSVSFAAGLALLALALLPPLAPFAHRDFRGHMVQHLLLGMYAPLALVLAAPVTLLLRALPPHRGRWLTAVLRTRPARLLAHPVAALLLTTGGLVLLYFTPLYDTVMGRPGWHWLTHAHFLLSGWLFAYVIAGPDPAPARPGVPARLVVLGLAIAAHATIAQLMYGGFWVEVHAPIAEVQGGAEIMYYGGDVAELLLAAALVATWRPVRTPRSAYGTRLRSVRRPTGRLEEGMRDGGA; encoded by the coding sequence ATGGGTGGCGGCGCGGCGCATCCCGGCCATGGACACGGCGGGGGCGGCGGCCCCCTGGACGTATGGCTGCCGGGCCTCGCCCTGCTGGTGTGCGCCGCCGCCTACGCGCTGGCGGTCCGCCGCGCCCGTCGCCGCAACCCCGCCCAGGGCTGGCCGGCCGCCCGATCGGTGAGCTTCGCGGCCGGGCTCGCCCTCCTGGCCCTCGCGCTGCTTCCGCCCCTCGCGCCGTTCGCCCATCGGGACTTCCGCGGCCATATGGTCCAGCATCTGCTGCTCGGGATGTATGCACCCCTGGCGCTGGTGCTCGCGGCCCCGGTCACCCTGCTGCTGCGCGCCCTGCCCCCGCACCGCGGCCGATGGCTGACCGCGGTGCTGCGCACCCGCCCCGCGCGGCTGCTCGCCCACCCCGTCGCCGCCCTGCTGCTGACCACCGGTGGGCTGGTGCTGCTGTACTTCACCCCCCTCTACGACACCGTCATGGGCCGACCGGGGTGGCACTGGCTGACACACGCCCATTTCCTGCTCTCGGGCTGGCTGTTCGCCTATGTCATCGCCGGTCCCGACCCGGCGCCCGCCCGGCCGGGTGTGCCGGCCCGACTGGTGGTCCTCGGCCTCGCCATCGCGGCCCACGCCACCATCGCCCAGTTGATGTACGGGGGCTTCTGGGTCGAGGTCCACGCGCCGATCGCCGAGGTCCAGGGCGGCGCGGAGATCATGTACTACGGCGGCGACGTCGCCGAGCTCCTGCTGGCCGCGGCCCTCGTCGCCACCTGGCGTCCCGTACGGACCCCTCGGAGTGCGTACGGGACACGGCTACGCTCGGTGCGGCGCCCGACCGGGCGGCTCGAGGAGGGGATGCGTGATGGCGGAGCATGA
- the tuf gene encoding elongation factor Tu: MSKQTYVRTKPHLNIGTMGHVDHGKTTLTAAITKVLSERGTGGAYVPADRIDRAPEEAARGITINIAHVEYETETRHYAHVDMPGHADFIKNMVTGAAQIDGAILVVSALDGVMPQTAEHVLLARQVGVDHIVVALNKADAGDPELTDLVELEVRELLSAHGYPGDTTPVVRVSGLRALDGDPRWTGAIEALLDAVDIYVPTPVRLTRAPFLLPVENVLTITGRGTVVTGAIERGTVRVGDRVEVPGTEVATVVTGVETFGKSMAAAEAGDNVALLLRGVARDAVRRGDVVAAPGSLAPRRRFTARVYVLSAAEGGRRTPVSTGYRPQFYLRTADVVGAVDLGPVAVARPGDTVTMTVELGRAVPLEPGLGFAIREGGRTVGAGTVTTVLDQP; encoded by the coding sequence ATGTCCAAGCAGACCTATGTGCGCACCAAGCCGCATCTGAACATCGGCACCATGGGCCATGTCGACCACGGCAAGACCACGCTGACCGCCGCCATCACCAAGGTGCTGAGCGAGCGCGGCACCGGCGGCGCCTACGTACCGGCGGACCGTATCGACCGGGCGCCGGAGGAGGCCGCGCGCGGCATCACCATCAACATCGCGCATGTCGAGTACGAGACCGAGACCCGCCACTACGCGCATGTCGACATGCCCGGCCACGCCGACTTCATCAAGAACATGGTGACCGGGGCCGCCCAGATCGACGGGGCGATCCTCGTCGTCTCCGCGCTCGACGGGGTGATGCCGCAGACCGCCGAGCATGTGCTGCTGGCCCGTCAGGTCGGCGTCGACCACATCGTGGTGGCCCTCAACAAGGCCGACGCGGGCGACCCCGAGCTCACCGACCTCGTCGAGCTCGAGGTGCGCGAGCTGCTCTCCGCACACGGCTATCCCGGCGACACCACACCCGTCGTACGGGTCTCCGGGCTGCGGGCGCTGGACGGCGACCCGCGGTGGACCGGGGCGATCGAGGCGCTGCTGGACGCCGTGGACATCTATGTGCCGACGCCCGTGCGCCTCACCCGGGCCCCGTTCCTGCTGCCGGTGGAGAACGTGCTGACCATCACCGGACGCGGCACGGTCGTCACCGGCGCCATCGAGCGCGGCACGGTACGCGTCGGCGACCGTGTCGAGGTGCCCGGCACCGAGGTGGCCACGGTGGTCACCGGGGTGGAGACCTTCGGCAAGTCCATGGCGGCGGCCGAGGCGGGCGACAATGTCGCGCTGCTGCTGCGCGGGGTGGCGCGGGACGCGGTGCGCCGCGGCGATGTGGTGGCGGCGCCCGGCAGCCTCGCACCCAGGCGGCGGTTCACCGCGCGGGTGTACGTCCTGTCGGCGGCCGAGGGCGGGCGGCGGACCCCGGTGTCCACCGGCTACCGCCCGCAGTTCTACCTCCGCACGGCCGATGTGGTCGGCGCCGTGGACCTCGGGCCCGTGGCGGTGGCGCGCCCCGGTGACACCGTCACCATGACGGTCGAGCTTGGCCGCGCCGTACCGCTGGAGCCGGGCCTCGGCTTCGCGATCCGCGAGGGCGGCCGCACGGTGGGCGCGGGCACGGTGACCACCGTGCTCGACCAGCCGTAA
- a CDS encoding DedA family protein, protein MHIEEWLETVPAVSVYLLVGLVIGLESLGIPLPGEIVLVSATLLAASQDHINPYVLGASAIAGAVIGDSIGYLIGRKGGQPLLTWLGRKFPKHFSAEHVATAERSFQKWGMWAVFVGRFIALLRIFAGPLAGVLQMPYWKFLIANVLGGIIWAGGTTAVIYSLGKVAEDWLKRFSWLGLVLALLFGLGSMLVMKWRSKKAKPTAAVTTADSETAEPEPVRAGD, encoded by the coding sequence TTGCATATCGAGGAATGGCTCGAGACCGTACCCGCGGTCAGCGTGTATCTGCTGGTGGGTCTCGTCATCGGCCTGGAGAGCCTGGGAATCCCGCTTCCCGGTGAGATCGTCCTCGTCAGCGCGACGCTGCTGGCGGCCTCACAGGACCACATCAACCCCTACGTCCTCGGCGCCAGCGCCATCGCGGGCGCGGTGATCGGCGACTCCATCGGCTATCTCATCGGCCGCAAGGGCGGCCAGCCACTCCTCACCTGGCTGGGCCGCAAATTCCCCAAGCACTTCAGCGCCGAACATGTGGCGACCGCCGAGCGCTCCTTCCAGAAGTGGGGCATGTGGGCGGTCTTCGTCGGCCGTTTCATCGCACTGCTGCGCATCTTCGCGGGTCCGCTCGCGGGTGTGCTGCAGATGCCGTACTGGAAGTTCCTCATCGCCAATGTGCTCGGCGGCATCATCTGGGCCGGTGGCACCACCGCGGTCATCTACTCCCTGGGCAAGGTCGCCGAGGACTGGCTCAAGCGCTTCTCCTGGCTCGGGCTCGTGCTGGCCCTGCTCTTCGGCCTCGGCTCGATGCTCGTCATGAAGTGGCGCTCCAAGAAGGCCAAGCCCACCGCCGCGGTCACGACGGCCGATTCCGAGACGGCCGAGCCGGAGCCGGTCCGGGCCGGCGACTGA
- a CDS encoding DUF2243 domain-containing protein, giving the protein MATTADETRAGLPTPHTIRLPGIVLGVGLGGFLDGILLHQLLQWHHMLSGTDHDHIGVRYYNPHTVPGLEMNTVWDGIFHAVCWIAVLLGLAILYARVTHDRRRVWGSRVLWGWILVGWGLFNLVEGVLDHQILGIHHVRGGPEQAWWDAGFLILGALLVAGGYLLQRGGAPSGPEAPHATGPR; this is encoded by the coding sequence ATGGCCACCACGGCGGACGAAACCCGGGCCGGTCTGCCCACGCCGCACACCATCCGGCTCCCGGGGATCGTGCTGGGCGTGGGGCTGGGCGGCTTCCTCGACGGGATCCTGCTGCACCAGCTCCTGCAGTGGCACCACATGCTCAGCGGCACCGACCACGACCACATCGGGGTCAGGTACTACAACCCGCACACCGTCCCCGGGCTGGAGATGAACACCGTGTGGGACGGGATCTTCCACGCCGTGTGCTGGATCGCGGTCCTGCTGGGGCTGGCGATCCTCTACGCCCGGGTCACCCACGACCGCCGCCGGGTGTGGGGCTCGCGCGTGCTGTGGGGCTGGATCCTGGTCGGCTGGGGCCTGTTCAACCTGGTCGAGGGGGTGCTGGACCACCAGATCCTCGGCATCCACCATGTCCGCGGCGGCCCGGAGCAGGCGTGGTGGGACGCCGGTTTCCTGATCCTGGGCGCCCTTCTGGTGGCCGGCGGCTATCTGCTGCAGCGCGGCGGGGCGCCCTCCGGCCCCGAGGCACCCCACGCCACCGGGCCCAGGTGA
- a CDS encoding GAF and ANTAR domain-containing protein, with the protein MDWEVFAERMATMARDLLAQESVEATLERISECAVDIVDGCDAAGILMLRGKRVESLAPTDSLVVRSDRLQERLGEGPCFDAARRLGGERVFRIKDFTQPEERWPAFVSQARDLGIGSMMGFLLYTEKENLGALNLYSARPAAFTKASETAGWLLASHGAVAFSSARTADQLQQAIETRHTIGEAMGILMERLKITEDDAFALMRRVSQERNVKLRDLARQICESGGIDG; encoded by the coding sequence ATGGACTGGGAAGTCTTCGCCGAACGCATGGCCACCATGGCGCGGGACCTGCTGGCGCAGGAATCCGTGGAGGCCACTCTCGAGCGGATCTCCGAGTGCGCGGTGGACATCGTGGACGGCTGCGACGCGGCCGGCATTCTGATGCTCCGCGGCAAGCGGGTGGAGTCGCTCGCCCCCACCGACAGCCTGGTGGTCCGCTCCGACCGGCTGCAGGAACGGCTCGGCGAGGGGCCGTGCTTCGACGCGGCCCGGCGGCTGGGCGGTGAGCGGGTGTTCCGGATCAAGGACTTCACCCAGCCCGAGGAGCGCTGGCCGGCCTTCGTCAGCCAGGCCCGCGACCTCGGCATCGGCAGCATGATGGGATTCCTGCTCTACACCGAGAAGGAGAACCTCGGCGCCCTGAACCTCTACTCGGCGCGCCCCGCCGCCTTCACCAAGGCCAGCGAGACGGCCGGCTGGCTGCTCGCCTCGCACGGCGCGGTCGCCTTCTCCAGCGCCCGCACCGCCGACCAGCTCCAGCAGGCGATCGAGACCCGGCACACCATCGGCGAGGCCATGGGCATCCTCATGGAACGGCTGAAGATCACCGAGGATGACGCCTTCGCGCTGATGCGGCGGGTCTCCCAGGAGCGTAACGTCAAGCTGCGGGATCTCGCCCGGCAGATCTGCGAGAGCGGCGGTATCGACGGCTGA
- a CDS encoding TVP38/TMEM64 family protein — MLDVAAPPAKPATRRTRAVLLSPWSRLGLLAALLTGSAIAVWLWQPQRLLTHGWPELSGATAVVLFTAAYGVGTAALVPRPLLNLAAGALFGIQAGLVTAVGGTVIGAGIAFGLGRLLGQDALRPLLRGRWLTAADRQLSHHGFRSMLAIRLFPGVPFAAANYCAAVSRMGWPSFLLATGLGSVPNTAAYVVAGSRATTPTSPAFLLALAFITVPAVAGALVAWRKRGRLRPAGPGERLAEDPAAGGTPPSA, encoded by the coding sequence ATGCTCGATGTCGCCGCACCGCCCGCGAAACCGGCCACGCGCCGCACCCGCGCCGTGCTCCTCTCGCCGTGGTCGCGGCTGGGGCTGCTCGCCGCGCTGCTCACGGGTTCCGCGATCGCGGTCTGGCTGTGGCAGCCGCAGCGGCTGCTGACCCACGGCTGGCCGGAGCTGTCGGGCGCGACGGCCGTGGTGCTGTTCACAGCCGCGTACGGAGTGGGCACCGCCGCCCTGGTGCCCCGGCCGCTGCTGAACCTGGCGGCCGGTGCGCTCTTCGGCATCCAGGCCGGGCTGGTCACGGCCGTCGGCGGCACGGTGATCGGCGCCGGGATCGCCTTCGGTCTCGGCCGGCTGCTGGGGCAGGACGCGCTGCGGCCGCTGCTGCGGGGCCGCTGGCTCACGGCGGCGGACCGGCAGCTGAGCCACCACGGGTTCCGGTCCATGCTGGCGATCCGGCTGTTCCCCGGCGTACCGTTCGCCGCCGCCAACTACTGCGCGGCCGTCTCACGGATGGGCTGGCCGTCGTTCCTGCTGGCCACGGGGCTGGGCAGTGTGCCGAACACCGCCGCGTACGTGGTCGCGGGCAGCCGCGCCACCACCCCCACCTCACCCGCCTTCCTCCTCGCGCTGGCCTTCATCACGGTGCCCGCCGTCGCGGGGGCGCTGGTGGCCTGGCGCAAACGCGGCCGGCTGCGGCCCGCGGGCCCCGGGGAGCGCCTCGCCGAGGATCCGGCCGCGGGCGGGACGCCGCCGTCGGCCTGA